The Haloplanus sp. CK5-1 genome contains a region encoding:
- a CDS encoding SPFH domain-containing protein: MDPAVLQLGLPFGSLFVGLLVLILAIVTVYQMVEIVDAYEKKALTVFGEYRRLLEPGITFIPPFVSRTYSFDMRTQTLDVPRQEAITRDNSPVTADAVVYIKVMDAKKAFLEVDNYKMAVSNLAQTTLRAVLGDMELDDTLNKRNEINARIREELDEPTDEWGVRVESVEVREVNPSKDVQQAMEQQTSAERRRRAMILEAQGERRSAVESAQGEKQSNIIRAQGEKQSQILEAQGDAISTVLRAKSAESMGERAVIDKGMETLERIGQGESTTFVLPQELTSLVGRYGKQLTGSDVQDSAALDSLEFDDETRELIGLDDIEEILGQIDEAAEMDVEELEQEAEAIKSGAGTDIKSANEVMQDADEGAGSDPEAETEPE; encoded by the coding sequence ATGGACCCCGCCGTACTCCAACTCGGTCTCCCGTTCGGATCGCTGTTCGTCGGGCTACTCGTCCTGATCCTCGCCATCGTCACCGTCTACCAGATGGTCGAAATCGTCGACGCCTACGAGAAGAAGGCGCTGACGGTGTTCGGCGAGTACCGACGACTACTCGAACCGGGTATCACGTTCATCCCGCCGTTCGTCTCGCGGACGTACTCCTTCGACATGCGGACCCAGACCCTCGACGTGCCGCGACAGGAGGCGATCACGCGGGACAACTCGCCCGTGACCGCCGACGCCGTCGTCTACATCAAGGTGATGGACGCCAAGAAGGCGTTCCTCGAGGTGGACAACTACAAGATGGCGGTGTCGAACCTCGCCCAGACGACGCTTCGGGCGGTGCTGGGCGACATGGAACTCGACGACACGCTGAACAAGCGCAACGAGATCAACGCGCGCATCCGCGAGGAACTCGACGAACCAACCGACGAGTGGGGCGTCCGCGTGGAGTCAGTCGAGGTCCGCGAGGTCAACCCCTCGAAGGACGTCCAGCAGGCGATGGAGCAACAGACCTCCGCGGAGCGTCGCCGCCGGGCGATGATCCTCGAAGCGCAGGGTGAACGCCGGAGCGCCGTCGAGAGCGCACAGGGCGAGAAGCAGTCGAACATCATCCGCGCCCAAGGGGAGAAGCAGAGCCAGATCCTCGAGGCACAGGGCGACGCCATCTCGACGGTGTTGCGAGCGAAATCCGCCGAGTCGATGGGCGAACGCGCAGTCATCGACAAGGGGATGGAGACGCTCGAACGCATCGGGCAGGGCGAGTCGACGACGTTCGTCCTCCCGCAGGAACTCACGTCGCTCGTCGGTCGCTACGGCAAGCAACTCACGGGCAGCGACGTGCAGGATTCCGCGGCCCTCGATTCGCTGGAGTTCGACGACGAAACCCGCGAACTCATCGGCCTCGACGACATCGAGGAGATCCTCGGCCAGATCGACGAGGCCGCCGAGATGGACGTCGAGGAACTCGAACAGGAGGCCGAGGCGATCAAGTCGGGGGCGGGGACGGACATCAAGAGCGCCAACGAAGTGATGCAAGACGCCGACGAGGGGGCCGGCAGCGACCCCGAGGCGGAGACGGAGCCCGAGTAG
- a CDS encoding tRNA (cytidine(56)-2'-O)-methyltransferase gives MQNSAEVVVLRLGHRPGRDDRMTTHVALTARALGADRAILVGEATQARETVADITDRFGGPFDVTVTDAWRPVLRDWDGAVVHLTMYGEPVESVTGAIRERFDGGDGGDPLLLVVGAGKVDFEVYDRADWNVGVTNQPHSEVAALAVFLDRLFEGRELDREWANADRRVIPKATGKRVEEVDDWS, from the coding sequence ATGCAGAACTCCGCCGAAGTCGTCGTGTTACGACTGGGCCACCGCCCCGGCCGCGACGACCGCATGACGACACACGTCGCCCTGACGGCGCGGGCGCTCGGTGCCGATCGAGCGATCCTCGTCGGCGAGGCGACGCAGGCCCGCGAGACGGTCGCGGACATCACCGACCGCTTCGGCGGCCCGTTCGACGTGACGGTGACCGACGCGTGGCGGCCGGTGCTGCGCGACTGGGATGGGGCGGTCGTCCACCTCACGATGTACGGCGAACCGGTCGAGTCGGTCACGGGGGCGATCAGGGAGCGATTCGATGGTGGCGACGGGGGCGACCCCCTCCTACTCGTCGTCGGGGCGGGGAAGGTCGACTTCGAGGTGTACGACCGCGCCGACTGGAACGTGGGCGTGACGAACCAGCCCCACTCCGAGGTTGCGGCGCTGGCGGTCTTTCTGGACCGTCTGTTCGAGGGGCGGGAACTCGACCGTGAGTGGGCGAACGCGGATCGGCGGGTGATCCCGAAGGCGACCGGCAAGCGGGTCGAGGAAGTCGACGACTGGTCGTGA
- a CDS encoding NAD-dependent epimerase/dehydratase family protein yields MDLSDRRVVVTGGAGLIGSHLAARLADDNDVIVADDCSKGEPDRVPDDATLVETDVTDPDDVAEVVTEDVDVVFHLAAYTDTNYADPRRLFEENTEMTYNLLERAAEVDVDGFVFTSSSTVYGEAPRPTPEDYAPLEPISEYGASKLADEGLVSTYAHAHGVQSWTFRFANIVGPRQRGNVIPDFVEKLLDDPETLTILGDGRQEKSYLHVEDCVDAICHVVERADADLNTYNLGSRTTTSVNRIADIVSEEMGLDPDYEYTGGDRGWTGDVPKMRLSIEKLAALGWEPPESSDDAVRRAARQLIDELA; encoded by the coding sequence ATGGATCTCTCGGATCGGCGCGTGGTCGTCACCGGCGGGGCGGGTCTCATCGGCTCGCACCTCGCCGCCCGACTCGCGGACGACAACGACGTGATCGTCGCCGACGACTGCTCGAAGGGCGAACCGGACCGGGTCCCCGACGACGCCACCCTCGTCGAGACGGACGTGACCGACCCCGACGACGTGGCCGAGGTGGTCACCGAGGACGTCGACGTCGTCTTCCACCTCGCGGCCTACACCGACACGAACTACGCCGACCCCCGTCGGCTGTTCGAGGAGAACACCGAGATGACGTACAACCTGCTCGAACGCGCCGCCGAGGTGGACGTCGATGGCTTCGTCTTCACCTCTTCCTCGACCGTCTACGGCGAGGCGCCCCGCCCGACCCCCGAGGACTACGCCCCCCTCGAACCGATCAGCGAGTACGGTGCGAGCAAACTCGCCGACGAGGGACTGGTGTCGACGTACGCCCACGCCCACGGCGTGCAGTCGTGGACCTTCCGTTTCGCCAACATCGTCGGCCCGCGCCAGCGGGGGAACGTGATCCCCGACTTCGTCGAGAAACTCCTCGACGACCCGGAGACGCTCACCATCCTCGGCGACGGCCGACAGGAGAAGTCCTACCTCCACGTCGAGGACTGCGTCGACGCCATCTGTCACGTCGTCGAACGCGCGGACGCGGATCTGAACACCTACAACCTCGGGTCGCGGACCACGACGTCGGTCAATCGCATCGCGGACATCGTGAGCGAGGAGATGGGCCTCGATCCGGACTACGAGTACACGGGCGGTGACCGTGGGTGGACCGGCGACGTGCCGAAGATGCGCCTCTCGATCGAGAAACTCGCGGCGCTGGGCTGGGAGCCACCGGAGTCGAGCGACGACGCCGTCCGCCGGGCGGCCCGGCAGTTGATCGACGAACTCGCATAG
- a CDS encoding DUF2797 domain-containing protein, which produces MQIVGYDTVDAGLLLSDATDGSGDAVGVEYVPLDPGTTLDYRLGDRRCAGVVTDDGHRPCDAAAAPHCPVHDSTWVCARCTGTCLKDEMDCFDDHAVYLAAFAPDTFKVGVTKRHRLETRLREQGADRGAHVRTVENGRIAREIEAGLAGWIPDRVRIPTKRAGLGRSVDEAAWEALLDDFDPIETFDFDYGLDLSERPVAETLASGRIRGAKGRLLVLDLAGSTYAVDLRALVGYEVRTGGTDRRLQSSLGAFG; this is translated from the coding sequence GTGCAGATCGTCGGCTACGACACGGTCGACGCCGGCCTCCTCCTGAGCGACGCCACCGACGGTTCGGGGGACGCCGTCGGCGTCGAGTACGTCCCTCTCGACCCCGGGACGACCCTCGACTACCGCCTCGGCGACCGCCGCTGTGCGGGCGTCGTGACCGACGACGGTCACCGACCCTGCGACGCCGCCGCCGCTCCCCACTGTCCGGTCCACGACTCGACGTGGGTCTGTGCCCGGTGCACCGGAACCTGTCTCAAAGACGAGATGGACTGCTTCGACGACCACGCCGTCTACCTCGCGGCGTTCGCGCCGGACACGTTCAAGGTCGGCGTCACGAAACGCCATCGCTTGGAGACGCGGCTCCGCGAACAGGGTGCCGACCGCGGCGCGCACGTCCGGACCGTCGAGAACGGCCGGATCGCCCGCGAAATCGAGGCTGGATTGGCCGGATGGATACCGGACCGGGTTCGGATACCGACCAAGCGGGCGGGCCTCGGTCGATCGGTCGACGAAGCGGCGTGGGAGGCGTTGCTCGACGACTTCGACCCCATCGAGACGTTCGACTTCGACTACGGCCTCGACCTGTCGGAGCGCCCCGTTGCGGAGACGCTGGCGAGCGGCCGGATCCGGGGGGCGAAGGGTCGGTTGCTCGTCCTCGACCTCGCTGGCAGCACCTACGCCGTCGACCTGCGTGCTCTGGTCGGCTACGAGGTCCGGACCGGTGGCACCGACCGTCGCCTCCAGTCGAGCCTCGGCGCGTTCGGGTAG
- a CDS encoding glycosyltransferase family 4 protein — translation MRSVAAFTDTYLPTVNGVTYTVKSWRDCWAERGGRMDVVYPRTDGYAPRAGEYPVRSLPFPFYPGFRLGVPWVPRRVRDVDVVHAHTPFAVGLAGLWLARKHDRPLVASYHTPSAEYADYVAPGETVERIVEGVSERYERWFLDHADAVLAPSEATGTHLREEVGVSTPVTVVPNGIDTDRFRPVDTDAFRARHGLDDRPLIGYTGRHGYEKRLADIVDAAAGLDATVVFGGDGPAREELEARAEARGVDTHFLGFLDRDELPAFYSALDLFVFPSPVETQGLVALEANACGTPVVGADEGALADTVLDGVTGYHFETGDAESLRESIERALDDRASLSEACLARREDHGVGRAVDRVAEVYDRVAE, via the coding sequence ATGCGTTCGGTCGCCGCCTTCACCGACACCTACCTCCCGACCGTCAACGGCGTCACCTACACCGTCAAATCGTGGCGCGACTGCTGGGCGGAGCGCGGCGGTCGGATGGACGTGGTCTACCCGCGGACCGACGGCTACGCCCCCCGTGCCGGCGAGTACCCCGTTCGGAGCCTCCCCTTTCCCTTCTATCCGGGATTTCGGCTCGGCGTCCCGTGGGTCCCGCGACGGGTCCGGGACGTCGACGTCGTCCACGCCCACACGCCCTTCGCGGTCGGTCTCGCTGGACTGTGGCTGGCTCGAAAACACGACCGGCCGCTGGTCGCGTCGTACCACACGCCCTCCGCGGAGTACGCCGACTACGTCGCGCCCGGCGAGACGGTCGAACGGATCGTCGAGGGCGTGAGCGAGCGGTACGAGCGCTGGTTTCTCGACCACGCGGACGCCGTCCTCGCGCCGAGCGAAGCGACCGGGACCCACCTCCGAGAGGAGGTCGGCGTCTCGACACCCGTCACCGTCGTCCCGAACGGCATCGACACCGACCGGTTCCGGCCGGTCGACACCGACGCGTTCCGGGCGCGGCACGGACTCGACGACCGGCCGCTGATCGGATACACCGGCCGCCACGGCTACGAGAAGCGACTCGCCGACATCGTCGACGCCGCCGCGGGCCTCGACGCGACGGTCGTCTTCGGCGGCGACGGGCCGGCCCGAGAGGAGTTGGAGGCACGCGCCGAGGCTCGCGGGGTCGACACCCACTTTCTGGGGTTCCTCGACCGCGACGAGCTCCCCGCGTTCTACAGCGCGCTCGACCTCTTCGTCTTCCCGAGTCCGGTCGAGACACAGGGGCTCGTCGCGCTGGAGGCCAACGCCTGCGGAACGCCGGTCGTCGGAGCCGACGAGGGCGCACTCGCCGACACCGTCCTCGATGGAGTCACCGGCTACCACTTCGAGACGGGCGACGCCGAATCGCTCCGGGAATCGATAGAACGGGCGCTCGACGACCGAGCGTCGCTGTCGGAGGCCTGCCTCGCGCGCCGGGAAGACCACGGCGTCGGCCGAGCGGTCGACCGAGTCGCCGAGGTGTACGACCGCGTCGCGGAGTAA
- a CDS encoding glycosyltransferase family 4 protein, protein MRVLNYLELEGRLDRSGIGTAADQQRAALSTTDVSVITSPWRGESPPRALAAGLRGRGAFREYDVAHCNMIGPGTVAVARHAKRTDTPLVLHAHVTREDFAESFRGSTHLAGPLGRYLRWFYSQADLVLCPSAYTKRVLESYPVDAPIRPITNGVDTASLAGFESLRGEYRERFDLDGLVVFSVGNVFERKGLSTFCRLAEETDYEFAWFGPYDTGPQASEAVRRWTTDPPENVTFTGWVDDKRGAFAAGDVYCFPTKAENQGIAVLEAMACGKPVVLRDIPVFEEFYTDGHDCLKCSTRAEFRDALDLLATDPDLRERLGENARETAAEHSLDRVGERLVAAYRRVGERSECEVTND, encoded by the coding sequence GTGCGGGTGTTGAACTACCTCGAACTCGAGGGGCGCCTCGACCGGAGCGGGATCGGGACCGCAGCCGACCAGCAACGCGCCGCCCTGTCGACGACCGACGTGTCCGTGATCACGTCGCCCTGGCGGGGCGAGTCGCCGCCGCGGGCACTCGCCGCCGGCCTCCGGGGACGGGGCGCGTTCCGCGAGTACGACGTTGCCCACTGCAACATGATCGGGCCGGGGACCGTCGCCGTGGCCCGCCACGCCAAGCGGACCGACACGCCGCTTGTCCTCCACGCCCACGTCACCCGCGAGGACTTCGCCGAGAGTTTCCGGGGCTCGACCCACCTCGCCGGACCGCTCGGGCGCTATCTGCGGTGGTTCTACTCACAGGCCGACCTCGTCCTCTGTCCGAGCGCGTACACGAAACGGGTCCTCGAATCCTACCCCGTGGACGCGCCGATCCGACCGATCACCAACGGCGTCGACACCGCGTCGCTGGCGGGGTTCGAGTCCCTCCGCGGGGAGTACCGCGAGCGGTTCGACCTCGACGGGCTGGTGGTGTTCAGCGTCGGCAACGTCTTCGAGCGCAAGGGCCTCTCGACGTTCTGTCGGCTCGCCGAGGAGACCGACTACGAGTTCGCGTGGTTCGGTCCCTACGACACGGGACCGCAGGCCTCCGAGGCGGTGCGGCGGTGGACGACCGATCCCCCCGAGAACGTCACCTTCACCGGCTGGGTCGACGACAAGCGGGGAGCCTTCGCCGCCGGCGACGTCTACTGCTTCCCGACCAAGGCGGAGAATCAGGGCATCGCGGTACTGGAGGCGATGGCCTGTGGCAAGCCGGTCGTCCTGCGGGATATCCCCGTCTTCGAGGAGTTCTACACCGACGGCCACGACTGTCTCAAGTGTTCGACCCGCGCCGAGTTCCGCGACGCGCTGGATCTGTTGGCGACCGACCCCGACCTGCGCGAGCGGTTAGGCGAGAATGCACGCGAGACGGCGGCCGAGCACTCGCTGGATCGGGTCGGCGAGAGGCTCGTCGCGGCGTACCGGCGGGTCGGGGAGCGGAGCGAGTGCGAAGTCACAAACGATTAA
- a CDS encoding ribonuclease P: MGIAAERIDRLAALARAAAAEGDDDRSREYVRLARRIAERNRLSLPKGFRRFTCDDCDVYRRPGRNARVRLADGHVVVRCDCGATARYPYD, encoded by the coding sequence ATGGGCATCGCTGCCGAGCGGATCGATCGGCTGGCCGCGCTCGCCCGCGCCGCGGCCGCCGAGGGCGACGACGACCGCTCCCGGGAGTACGTCCGCCTCGCCCGTCGGATCGCCGAGCGAAACCGCCTCTCGCTCCCGAAGGGGTTCCGCCGGTTCACCTGCGACGACTGTGACGTCTACCGTCGGCCCGGCCGGAACGCTCGCGTCAGACTCGCCGACGGCCACGTGGTCGTCCGGTGTGACTGCGGTGCGACGGCCCGCTATCCCTACGATTGA
- a CDS encoding YhbY family RNA-binding protein yields MDTQALRKRAHDLDVTVWVGKAGVDAVVDELDGQLRDRDLVKVKFLRAARGGTDVETLAADLAERTDATVVETRGNTAVLYR; encoded by the coding sequence ATGGATACGCAAGCGCTCAGAAAGCGGGCCCACGACCTCGACGTGACGGTCTGGGTCGGGAAGGCCGGCGTCGACGCCGTCGTCGACGAGCTCGACGGACAGTTGCGGGACCGTGATCTGGTGAAGGTGAAGTTCCTGCGGGCGGCCCGCGGCGGGACCGACGTGGAGACGCTGGCGGCAGATCTGGCCGAGCGAACCGACGCGACCGTCGTCGAGACCCGCGGTAACACCGCAGTGCTGTATCGATGA
- a CDS encoding mechanosensitive ion channel family protein gives MSTLPLQADGGGAIARFLGANGIPYAESLGAAVSFLIALLVVYFVGRLVLIPVLDRVMDARGLEIHARQPLRKLALAIVVFAGVAIAFGFAGYGNFLQSLATVAAAATLAIGLAMQDVLANFVAGIFIFTDKPFKIGDWIEWDGNSGIVEDISFRVTRVRTFDNELLTVPNSQLTDGVIKNPVAKGQLRLQVPFGIGYDDDIERANEIILEEAHAHPEILENPAPSVRLTELGDSSVVLKSRVWIDDPSRADFVKTRGEYVTAVKERFDEEDINIPYPNRTLGGSLELDGVTAETLSD, from the coding sequence ATGAGTACGCTCCCGCTCCAGGCCGATGGGGGCGGTGCGATCGCCCGGTTTCTCGGGGCGAACGGTATCCCCTACGCCGAGTCGCTCGGTGCCGCCGTCTCCTTTCTGATCGCGCTACTGGTCGTCTACTTCGTCGGTCGTCTCGTCCTCATCCCCGTCCTCGACCGGGTGATGGACGCCCGGGGGCTGGAGATTCACGCCCGCCAGCCGCTCCGGAAACTCGCCTTGGCGATCGTCGTCTTCGCCGGCGTCGCCATCGCCTTCGGCTTCGCTGGCTACGGCAACTTCCTCCAGTCGCTCGCGACGGTGGCGGCGGCTGCGACGCTCGCCATCGGCCTCGCGATGCAGGACGTCCTCGCAAACTTCGTGGCCGGCATCTTCATCTTCACCGACAAACCGTTCAAGATCGGCGACTGGATCGAGTGGGACGGCAACTCCGGTATCGTCGAGGACATCAGTTTCCGGGTCACCCGAGTTCGAACCTTCGACAACGAACTGCTGACCGTCCCCAACTCCCAACTCACCGACGGCGTCATCAAGAACCCGGTCGCCAAGGGCCAACTCCGACTGCAAGTCCCCTTCGGTATCGGCTACGACGACGACATCGAGCGGGCGAACGAGATCATCCTCGAGGAGGCTCACGCTCACCCCGAAATCCTCGAGAACCCCGCACCGTCGGTCCGCCTGACCGAACTCGGGGACTCGTCGGTCGTGCTCAAATCACGGGTCTGGATCGACGACCCGAGCCGAGCCGACTTCGTCAAGACCCGCGGGGAGTACGTCACCGCGGTCAAGGAGCGCTTCGACGAGGAGGACATCAACATCCCCTACCCGAACCGGACGCTCGGTGGATCGCTCGAACTCGACGGCGTCACCGCCGAGACGCTGTCCGACTAG
- a CDS encoding HD domain-containing protein, with product MTSDDSGGREYDPDAAHAFPDEKLNRILPTVVDDAEVRAYLDAQNVNAVKRKRYNDHGPKHIEIVRNRALRLYELLKRAGVPFNGAADQGLDEADEAVVVALAATLHDVGHVVHRDRHPYYSIPLAADVLDRLLAEFYDTGGVVRMKAEILHAILCHHTEEDPLTREAGVIRVADALDMERGRSRIPYEEGGRGINTLSSQAIRNVTLQEGEERGVLVEIEMVNAAGVYQVDGLLKAKLEDSMLEDYVRIVAINTKEESGLVERIEL from the coding sequence GTGACTTCCGACGACAGCGGTGGCCGCGAGTACGACCCCGACGCCGCCCACGCCTTCCCCGACGAGAAACTGAACCGCATCCTCCCGACCGTCGTCGACGACGCCGAGGTGCGGGCGTATCTCGACGCCCAGAACGTCAACGCAGTGAAACGAAAGAGGTACAACGACCACGGTCCGAAGCACATCGAAATCGTCCGGAACCGAGCGCTTCGCCTGTACGAACTGCTGAAGCGGGCCGGCGTTCCGTTCAACGGCGCAGCGGACCAGGGCCTCGACGAGGCCGACGAGGCGGTCGTCGTCGCCCTGGCGGCGACCCTCCACGACGTGGGCCACGTCGTCCACCGCGACCGTCACCCCTACTACTCGATCCCGCTCGCGGCCGACGTCCTCGACCGCCTGCTCGCCGAGTTCTACGACACGGGGGGCGTCGTCCGGATGAAAGCCGAGATCCTCCACGCCATCCTCTGTCACCACACCGAGGAGGACCCCCTGACCCGCGAGGCAGGTGTCATCCGCGTCGCCGACGCCCTCGACATGGAGCGCGGGCGGTCGCGCATCCCCTACGAGGAGGGGGGACGGGGCATCAACACACTCTCGAGTCAGGCGATCCGCAACGTCACGCTACAGGAAGGCGAGGAGCGGGGAGTACTCGTCGAAATCGAGATGGTGAACGCCGCCGGCGTCTACCAAGTCGACGGCCTGCTGAAAGCGAAACTCGAAGACTCCATGCTCGAAGACTACGTCCGCATCGTCGCCATCAACACGAAAGAGGAGAGCGGGTTGGTCGAGCGGATCGAACTCTAG
- a CDS encoding redoxin domain-containing protein produces MLDTGDAAPDFTVPLANGDVETFTLSERLDDAPIVLAFFPAAFTNTCTTEMCTFRDRLANFENVGATVYGVSVDLPYTLNEFRRQNDLTFGLLSDERRDLIDAYGVASSFQPGDIRVARRAVFVVDGDGTVTYRWEAENPKQEPDYDAVREVAAETSGAGA; encoded by the coding sequence ATGCTCGACACCGGCGACGCGGCTCCCGACTTCACCGTCCCGCTCGCGAACGGCGACGTCGAGACGTTCACCCTGTCCGAACGATTAGACGACGCGCCGATCGTTCTCGCGTTCTTCCCCGCGGCCTTCACCAACACCTGCACGACCGAGATGTGTACCTTCCGCGACCGACTCGCGAACTTCGAGAACGTCGGCGCGACGGTGTACGGCGTCAGCGTCGACCTGCCCTACACCCTCAACGAGTTCCGGCGGCAAAACGACCTGACCTTCGGCCTGCTCAGCGACGAGCGCCGTGATCTGATCGACGCCTACGGCGTCGCGTCGTCCTTCCAACCGGGAGACATCCGCGTCGCCCGGCGGGCGGTGTTCGTCGTCGACGGCGACGGGACGGTGACTTACCGGTGGGAGGCCGAGAATCCGAAGCAGGAACCCGACTACGACGCGGTGCGGGAGGTGGCAGCCGAGACGTCCGGGGCGGGGGCCTGA
- the tatA gene encoding twin-arginine translocase TatA/TatE family subunit codes for MHDPIVPLFPGLPGGPELLIVLFVLVLLFGANKIPKLARSTGQAMGEFRRGREEIEEELQEGAESGGDSASATDEADTTATTTDDEAETESTTSN; via the coding sequence ATGCACGATCCAATCGTTCCACTGTTCCCCGGGTTGCCCGGCGGGCCGGAGTTGCTCATCGTCCTCTTCGTCCTCGTCTTGCTGTTCGGGGCGAACAAGATCCCCAAACTGGCCCGTTCGACCGGGCAGGCCATGGGTGAGTTCAGACGGGGTCGCGAGGAGATCGAGGAGGAACTGCAGGAGGGGGCCGAATCGGGGGGCGACTCCGCGTCCGCGACGGACGAGGCGGACACCACGGCTACGACGACCGACGACGAGGCCGAGACGGAATCCACTACGAGCAACTGA
- the fmdA gene encoding formamidase translates to MPEVKFEVDTDSPPDEQPGANPFNRWHPDIPAAVEVDDGETARLEALDWTGGQITDADDPNEVRDVDLNQVHYLAGPVHVNGAEPGDLLKVEFLDMGPLNDRSEFGFTGTFSQQNGGGFLTDHFPDAAKSVWDIDGYTVSSRHVPDVRYEGKIHPGLAGCAPSQELLEEWNEREQELIDKHAEDPESIPNHPTGKEEPGVANPPNKDGAQMGEMDPDAADEAAGEAARTVPPREHGGNHDIKDLSIGTTVYFPVYVEGGKFGVGDFHASQGDGEITFCGAIEMAGYVDCKFEVVKNGMEDHGVTHPIFEPGHRGPNFEDYVTFCGYSVTEDGEQQYMNSHTSYRRACLQAIDYLKKFGYTGQQALHILGTVPIEGRHSGMVDVPNSCSTLALPTGAFEFDLSPGSLGNAEDRGDLLVTDDPLG, encoded by the coding sequence ATGCCCGAAGTGAAATTCGAAGTCGACACCGACAGCCCCCCCGACGAACAACCCGGGGCGAACCCGTTCAACCGGTGGCACCCCGATATCCCGGCCGCAGTAGAGGTCGACGACGGCGAGACCGCACGCCTCGAAGCGCTCGACTGGACCGGCGGACAGATCACCGACGCGGACGACCCCAACGAGGTTCGGGACGTGGACCTCAACCAGGTACACTACCTCGCCGGACCGGTCCACGTCAACGGGGCCGAACCGGGCGACCTCCTCAAGGTCGAGTTCCTCGACATGGGGCCGCTCAACGACCGCTCCGAGTTCGGATTCACCGGCACGTTCTCCCAGCAGAACGGGGGCGGGTTCCTCACGGACCACTTCCCCGATGCGGCGAAGTCGGTCTGGGACATCGACGGCTACACCGTCTCGTCGCGGCACGTCCCCGACGTTCGCTACGAGGGGAAGATCCACCCCGGACTCGCCGGCTGTGCCCCCAGTCAGGAGCTCCTCGAGGAGTGGAACGAACGCGAACAGGAGCTCATCGACAAGCACGCCGAGGATCCCGAGTCGATCCCGAACCATCCGACTGGAAAGGAGGAGCCGGGCGTCGCGAACCCGCCGAACAAGGACGGCGCACAGATGGGCGAGATGGATCCCGACGCGGCCGACGAGGCCGCGGGGGAGGCCGCCCGGACCGTCCCGCCGCGGGAACACGGCGGCAACCACGACATCAAGGACCTCTCTATCGGGACGACGGTCTACTTCCCCGTCTACGTCGAGGGCGGCAAGTTCGGCGTCGGCGACTTCCACGCCTCGCAGGGTGACGGCGAGATCACCTTCTGTGGTGCCATCGAGATGGCCGGCTACGTCGACTGCAAGTTCGAAGTCGTCAAGAACGGGATGGAGGATCACGGGGTCACCCACCCCATCTTCGAACCGGGCCACCGCGGGCCCAACTTCGAGGACTACGTCACGTTCTGTGGCTACTCCGTCACCGAAGACGGCGAACAGCAGTACATGAACTCCCACACGTCCTACCGGCGCGCCTGCCTCCAAGCCATCGACTACCTGAAGAAGTTCGGCTACACGGGTCAGCAGGCCCTCCACATCCTCGGGACCGTCCCCATCGAGGGACGCCACAGCGGCATGGTCGACGTCCCGAACTCCTGTTCGACGCTCGCGCTGCCCACCGGAGCCTTCGAGTTCGACCTCTCGCCGGGCAGCCTCGGTAACGCCGAAGACCGCGGCGACCTCCTCGTCACCGACGACCCGCTCGGCTGA
- a CDS encoding AmiS/UreI family transporter — protein MSLYSVLGMGLLFVGGVLFVNGLWLLGHGSDSDVAIFNFLTGAITFLIVLWWGFGGDASEGTPFNAAGTLLFSMTYLWIGANAIRGIEDQRSFGWYCFFVALTALPTGYLVLLTGDLGLTGLWWLWAVLWAAFFVLLGLERDEFTAPVGWFTAVTGVATAVGGYLMAAGFWPWA, from the coding sequence ATGTCGCTGTATAGTGTTCTCGGGATGGGGCTTCTGTTCGTCGGCGGGGTCCTCTTCGTCAACGGGTTGTGGCTCCTCGGTCACGGATCGGACAGCGACGTGGCCATCTTCAACTTCCTCACCGGGGCAATCACGTTCCTGATCGTCCTCTGGTGGGGGTTCGGCGGCGACGCCTCGGAGGGGACGCCGTTCAACGCCGCTGGGACGTTGCTGTTCTCGATGACGTACCTCTGGATCGGTGCGAACGCCATCCGGGGCATCGAGGACCAGCGATCGTTCGGGTGGTACTGCTTTTTCGTCGCGCTCACCGCCCTCCCGACCGGTTACCTCGTCTTGCTCACGGGTGACTTGGGACTCACCGGGCTCTGGTGGCTCTGGGCGGTGCTCTGGGCCGCCTTCTTCGTCCTCCTCGGGTTGGAGCGCGACGAGTTCACCGCCCCGGTCGGCTGGTTCACCGCGGTGACGGGCGTCGCCACGGCCGTCGGTGGCTACCTGATGGCCGCCGGCTTCTGGCCCTGGGCGTGA